From a single Lineus longissimus chromosome 16, tnLinLong1.2, whole genome shotgun sequence genomic region:
- the LOC135500167 gene encoding putative nuclease HARBI1 — protein MDMMEANRKKAMVAMSIALFRGNTQIIQNRFVSESLETAGLSLERHLPEERRAKVPRTENYAEVTVPLQSLDDFRSHFRLSRTTFEVLLGELQPCPEMALGQHGFGRPPVELGKQALVLLWYLGSPDSFRSISDRFGISRSTTHCICRRICKAVVNNLIKKLISWPSHENRVNISEGFEKYSHFPGAIGAIDGCHIKIKAPTKNPNSYVNRKKFHSVVLQGVCDDALAFTHVYTGWPGCTHDARVFNNSSVFQEAAAKFETDEFLLGDSAYPIQPWLMTAYKDYGNITRDQKRYNKRHNSARVVIERAFGQLKGRFRRLRDFDCSDFELLCHSILAACVMHNLCLKNNDDTLEELQLDEENAAMPRPHHHRTSGIEKRRELEMLLARRD, from the coding sequence atggacatgatggaggcgAACCGCAAAAAGGCGATGGTGGCTATGTCTATAGCCCTTTTCCGGGGAAATACCCAAATAATACAGAATAGGTTTGTCAGTGAGAGCCTTGAGACAGCAGGCCTATCGTTAGAGAGACACCTCCCTGAAGAAAGACGTGCCAAAGTCCCAAGGACTGAGAACTATGCTGAGGTGACGGTCCCACTTCAGTCTCTAGATGATTTCCGATCGCATTTTCGGCTCTCCAGGACGACATTTGAGGTCTTATTGGGGGAACTACAACCGTGTCCAGAGATGGCCCTGGGACAACATGGGTTTGGTCGTCCTCCAGTTGAACTCGGCAAGCAAGCCTTGGTACTCCTCTGGTACCTTGGGTCACCCGACTCGTTTAGATCAATTTCTGATCGCTTCGGGATTTCGAGGTCAACAACACACTGCATCTGTCGCAGAATTTGCAAAGCCGTTGTGAACAACCTCATTAAGAAACTAATATCCTGGCCaagtcacgagaacagagtgaaCATTTCTGAAGGATTCGAAAAGTACAGTCACTTTCCAGGGGCCATTGGGGCAATAGATGGGTGTCACATAAAAATCAAAGCCCCAACGAAGAATCCCAATTCATATGTAAACCGTAAGAAATTCCACTCGGTTGTGCTACAGGGTGTCTGTGACGATGCCCTGGCCTTCACCCACGTCTATACTGGCTGGCCAGGGTGCACACATGATGCCCGTGTTTTCAATAACTCCTCAGTGTTCCAAGAGGCTGCAGCCAAGTTTGAAACGGATGAATTCCTCCTGGGAGACTCGGCGTACCCGATACAACCATGGCTTATGACCGCATATAAGGATTATGGGAATATCACAAGGGATCAAAAGAGGTACAACAAGAGACATAACTCTGCTAGGGTCGTCATTGAGAGAGCTTTTGGACAACTCAAAGGACGATTCAGAAGGCTAAGGGACTTTGATTGTTCCGACTTCGAACTGTTGTGCCACTCTATTTTGGCGGCATGTGTCATGCACAACCTTTGTCTGAAGAACAATGACGATACACTAGAAGAACTTCAATTAGATGAAGAGAATGCCGCTATGCCAAGGCCACACCACCACAGGACCAGCGGAATTGAAAAACGTAGGGAACTAGAAATGCTGTTGGCCAGGAGAGACTAA
- the LOC135500168 gene encoding uncharacterized protein LOC135500168: protein MHERAQDAMSYVRAYGRPDLFITFTCNPNWPEIKQELKEHEKPHDRHDLTARVFRLKHKCLMDLIVKHKIFGPVRCYIYTIEWQKRGLPHAHILCWLYNRISSNDIDKYVSAELPHKDQDPVLFDIIKNNMIHGPCGPLNPSSPCMKERKCCKKYPKPLLKDTQTGHDGYPLYRRRSPQDGAYTATLKVRGHELQIDNRWIVPHNPFLSRLFNAHINVEICTSIKSIKYVCKYICKGSDMAVFQIQSDQQPINEIEQYQIGRYISTNEAIWRILAFPIHERYPPVIHLQVHLENGQRVYFNNDTAKERAATPPKTTLTAFFALCQKDDFARTLPYQEVPKYYTWNAQQKQWKRRVQGTPVEGNEDVRCAPALGRVYTVHPSNAECYYLRLLLHTVTEATSFEALRTVDQDTFDTYRDACRQRGLLEDDQQWNATMEDAVLCQSPAQIRNLFALLLHLCELSDPKAIWDQHKEAMAEDYLHQQQQQHPQLQLQVNDAIYNLVLQTIEDKLQSFPGGRSVDYYGLPKVLRDETSLFREVVNETSYNHSEMQEIIQSRSNSLTPDQAAIFSQVTHLTDNNLGCIIFLDAPGGTGKTYLLNLILAQVRISKRIAQGVASSGIAATLLKAGRTAHSTFKLPLNLPAIEHPTCNIRNKTGLAELLKQTTLIVWDECTMSHKGAFEALDTTLRDLRQINKPMEGVTVLLAGDFRQTLPIVRRGTRADEVKASIKSSHLWKHVETMTLKTNMRVHLHADETANQFAEALLQIGNGQVPPDPVDHHIMIPKEIGQSVNTEEELMLAVFPDIATNYTSRNWLSERAILAPRNDAVRHLNNTLLQRLPTEEKLYKSIDTVPDIDQTVHYPVEFLNSLQPSGMPPHDLRLKVGCQIMLLRNLDAPRLCNGTRLIVSRLLRNIIEATIATGEYEGSTVLIPRIPLIPSDCPFQFRRLQFPVTLSFAMTVNKAQGQTLQVVGLSLSTPCFSHGQLYVACSRVGQSSALYYHANGTKTMNIVYPEVLQYQETLY, encoded by the coding sequence ATGCACGAACGAGCCCAGGATGCCATGTCCTATGTTAGAGCCTATGGCCGACCCGACCTCTTCATAACCTTCACGTGCAACCCCAACTGGCCAGAAATCAAACAGGAACTGAAAGAACACGAAAAACCTCACGACAGACACGACCTAACCGCACGAGTATTCCGCCTTAAACACAAGTGCCTCATGGACCTCATCGTTAAACACAAGATCTTCGGCCCTGTTCGCTGCTATATATACACTATCGAATGGCAAAAACGGGGCTTGCCACATGCCCACATCCTCTGCTGGCTTTACAACAGAATATCATCCAATGACATTGACAAATATGTTTCTGCAGAACTGCCACACAAAGACCAGGACCCTGTACTATTTGACATAATCAAAAACAATATGATTCATGGTCCATGTGGTCCACTCAACCCATCCAGTCCCTGTATGAAGGAACGCAAATGCTGCAAAAAGTATCCGAAACCCCTCTTGAAAGACACGCAAACAGGACACGACGGATATCCTCTGTACAGAAGACGGTCTCCACAGGATGGCGCATACACAGCTACACTGAAAGTACGCGGCCACGAACTACAAATCGACAATCGCTGGATTGTACCACATAATCCATTCCTCAGCCGTCTTTTCAATGCCCACATCAATGTGGAAATCTGCACATCGATAAAAAGCATCAAATACGTCTGCAAGTACATCTGCAAAGGTTCTGACATGGCTGTCTTCCAGATACAAAGTGACCAACAGCCAATCAACGAAATTGAACAGTACCAAATTGGTAGATACATCAGCACCAACGAAGCAATATGGCGAATCCTAGCCTTTCCAATCCATGAACGTTACCCACCTGTCATCCACCTTCAAGTCCACCTTGAAAATGGCCAACGAGTTTATTTCAACAACGACACTGCTAAGGAAAGAGCTGCTACCCCGCCAAAGACAACACTCACTGCCTTCTTCGCCCTCTGTCAAAAAGATGACTTCGCCAGAACGCTTCCTTATCAGGAGGTCCCCAAGTACTACACTTGGAATgcacaacaaaaacaatggaAGAGACGAGTCCAAGGAACACCAGTAGAGGGCAACGAAGATGTCCGCTGCGCTCCAGCACTAGGAAGAGTCTACACAGTACACCCCAGTAACGCAGAATGCTACTaccttcgtcttcttcttcataCAGTAACGGAGGCAACCAGCTTCGAAGCACTACGAACAGTAGACCAAGACACATTTGACACTTATCGCGACGCATGCAGACAACGCGGCCTCCTGGAAGACGACCAACAGTGGAACGCCACCATGGAAGATGCCGTCCTTTGTCAATCACCCGCCCAAATTCGAAATCTCTTTGCGTTGCTACTGCACCTCTGTGAACTATCCGACCCCAAAGCGATATGGGATCAACACAAAGAGGCTATGGCTGAGGACTACctccaccaacaacaacaacaacatccacAACTTCAGCTTCAAGTGAATGATGCCATATACAACCTGGTTCTCCAGACAATAGAGGACAAGCTACAATCATTTCCAGGAGGCAGATCAGTCGACTACTATGGACTACCCAAAGTACTCAGAGACGAAACGTCTCTGTTCCGGGAGGTTGTGAACGAAACATCCTACAACCACAGTGAAATGCAAGAAATTATCCAATCCCGTTCCAACAGCCTCACGCCAGACCAAGCAGCAATCTTCTCTCAAGTTACCCACTTAACAGACAACAACCTAGGTTGCATCATATTCCTAGACGCCCCAGGTGGTACTGGCAAAACATACCTTCTCAACCTCATCCTTGCTCAAGTACGAATATCGAAACGAATAGCACAAGGAGTGGCATCGTCAGGCATTGCAGCCACACTCCTCAAAGCAGGACGAACAGCACATTCCACCTTCAAACTACCACTTAATCTGCCAGCCATTGAACACCCGACGTGCAATATCCGAAACAAGACAGGTCTTGCTGAACTCCTGAAACAAACCACCCTCATTGTATGGGATGAATGCACCATGTCCCACAAAGGAGCATTTGAAGCCCTCGACACTACACTTCGAGACCTACGCCAAATCAACAAACCCATGGAAGGAGTAACTGTCCTGCTTGCTGGGGACTTCAGACAAACTCTACCTATAGTACGCAGAGGAACCAGGGCTGATGAAGTCAAAGCTTCAATTAAATCATCGCACCTATGGAAACATGTCGAAAcgatgaccttgaaaacaaacaTGCGTGTTCACTTACACGCTGATGAGACAGCCAACCAATTTGCCGAAGCCCTGCTACAAATCGGAAACGGACAAGTACCACCAGACCCAGTTGACCACCACATCATGATACCAAAGGAAATAGGTCAGTCAGTGAATACAGAGGAAGAACTGATGCTTGCTGTGTTCCCAGACATCGCCACCAACTACACCAGTCGTAATTGGTTGTCCGAGAGAGCAATTTTAGCCCCACGAAATGATGCCGTCAGACACCTCAACAACACGCTCCTTCAACGCCTTCCTACCGAAGAGAAACTGTACAAATCCATAGACACTGTACCCGACATCGACCAAACCGTTCATTACCCAGTCGAATTCCTCAATTCACTCCAACCAAGTGGCATGCCCCCACATGACCTCAGATTGAAAGTTGGCTGCCAAATAATGCTCCTCCGCAACCTCGATGCCCCAAGATTGTGCAACGGGACGCGTCTCATCGTTTCAAGGCTTCTAAGGAACATCATTGAAGCTACCATTGCCACCGGCGAATATGAAGGATCAACAGTCTTGATCCCCCGAATACCGCTCATTCCAAGTGACTGCCCATTTCAGTTCAGGCGACTCCAATTTCCCGTGACACTCTCCTTCGCTATGACAGTGAATAAAGCCCAAGGACAAACACTACAAGTCGTTGGACTATCGTTGTCCACACCATGCTTCTCCCACGGACAGCTTTATGTCGCATGCTCCAGAGTTGGCCAATCGTCTGCCCTATACTACCATGCAAACGGAACAAAAACAATGAACATAGTTTATCCAGAGGTTCTACAATACCAAGAAACACTATATTGA